The window GAACTGTATCCGCATGGGGCATATGCCAGGTAGGTTTCCAGCAACCTTTCAAACTTCAGCAGTGGCTTTTCGTAGAACCCGACATAGTCGATGTCTGAAACGCTGGCGCCAATTGACTCCAGGCATCCTGCCAATGCCTCGCTCGGGAATGCCGAGTCGTGCTTCTTCCTCGTAAAGCGTTCTTCGCTTGCAGCAGCGACCACAACGCCATCGTTGATCAAGGCGACGGCGGAGTCGTGGTAGAAGGCAGAAACGCCAAGGATGAGTGTCATGGCAGCAGTTTAGTTAGACCTTCCGTCCAGACAACTGGCCGCTGCCGCGAACCCTTTTGTTCGACGGTCAATGCAAGTTGAGCTCGAGTGGTGAAATGTTTCGATGTCTTGCTGAATCGAAGGACGTAGGCAACGGCTGATTTGCAACCAGCCAAGTGTTGCTATCGAAGGATAAAGAAATGATATCAAAACCACCGCAGTAGCTTTGCGGTCACCAGCAGAGCCTGGAGATTCGCCGTGCTTCAATCCCTACGATCCACAGAGATTGACATGGGTGCCGGCGATTCGGAATCACTTGCACTCGAATCCGCGAGGTCGATCAAACCGTGTACCAAAATTGTGTCGACGACGCGCAGTTCCATGCGCATTCATTGCTTGAGGTGTAAGGCAATGCGTCTGATCAATGGACACGGTTCGAAGAGCAACGAACATGGTTTTAAATGTGGATTCCGAGGCGTCTCTTTCGCTTTCGCAGATCAGCGGAGTCGAAGGGGGAAGCTTTCAGGATGATTGGTTGATTCTGTGCGCGGTGATCGTACTGCTAATGCAGGCCGGATTCATGTGTCTCGAATCAGGGTTGGTTCGAGAGAAAAACTCAATCAACGTCGCGGTGAAGAACCTAGCGGACCTGATGATTTCGGTTGCTTCGTTCTGGACCATCGGTTTCTCTGTCATGTTTGGGGCCACCATCTTCGGTTTGTTCGGTGTTGGGCAGTTGATGCCCGATTTCGGCGTTTCGGATTCATTGGCTGCTTTTTTTGTTTTCCAAGCTGTCTTCTGTGGTACCGCGACGACGATTGTGTCGGGCGCAGTCGCTGAGCGAATGCGTTTTCACGGGTACCTGGTTTCCTGTGTTTGTGTCTCTGCTTTGATCTATCCGGTCGTCGGACATTGGGTTTGGGCGAGCGGGGCCAATGGGATGTCGATCGGTTGGTTGGAGGGTCTGGGGTTTCGAGATTTTGCGGGCAGCACAGTTGTGCATAGCGTCGGCGGTTGGGCGGCTCTTGCCGGCTGCATCGTTCTCGGTCCTCGCTTGGGTCGTTTTCGCAAGGATGGTCGCGTTCGGGATATTCAGCCCAGCAACCTCACTCTCGCGTACCTTGGAGCGTTCATCCTCTTTTTTGGCTGGTTTGGGTTCAACTGCGGAAGCACTTTCAAAGCCACCGGAGAGATCGCTCTCATTGCAATCAATACCCTGCTGGGCGGTTGCTTCGGTGGTTTGTCTTCGATCCTCGTCTCGTCTCTTCGCACCGGGATCCCCGATCCGCGTTCCATTGCAAATGGTTTGCTAGGTGGCTTGGTTGGAATCACCGCATCCGGAAGCATGATCGACCCCAGAGCGGCGGCGCTAGTCGGTGCGATCGCTGGAGTGGTGGCGGTCTATTCGGATGAATGGTTGGTGCGTCTACGCATTGACGATGCGGTGGGCGCGATCTCCGTGCATGGATTTTGTGGTGCTTGGGGAACGATTGCCTTTGCACTGTTCATTCGAACTGATGAACTTGCCCCAGGAATGTCGCGTTGGGAGTTCTTGGCTGTTCAGGTATTTGGCGTTGTCGTGACGTTTGGGTTTGTCTTTGGTGGAGTTTTCGTACTGCTTCGGGGCTTGGGAAGGTTTATTCAACTTCGAGTCGACCCTGAAACTGAGCGACTAGGCCTCAACGTTGCGGAGCACAATGCATCCAGTCGTCTATTGGATTTGGCTGTCAGTATGGATGCCGCGGCGAGAATGAGAAAGCTCGAACCAAGCTGCAAAGTTCGGTCAGAATACGGCACTGCGATCGGTGATCTTATTGATAGCTACAATCAGATGATCGACCACATTTGCGAAGATCAGACCGCTCTTGCAGAAGCGACGAAACGTGCCGAGGCCCTCACCGCGATTTTGGATGATTCGCCAAACGAGATCGCCATCGTCCACGCTGACACTGGGCAGGTTCTCAGTCTCAACAGAGGTGCCCGTGTCAATTTGCAGCGGGATGAAGATGAGTTCTCGGAACTGACATTTGATTGCCTTTTCAACACAGAGTTTGGCGAACTTCAGAAGTTCCGGCTCTCCGCGTTTGATGATGAAGCTGGTTTTACCCAGCAGCTAGCAACAGCGGTTCGAAAAGACGGGACAACCTACCCCGCATCGATCAGCGTGCAGCACGCTGAGTTCTTGGGGTATCAAGTGCTCGTCGTATTGACCGTCGACATGACCAGTCAAGTTGAGTTGAAAGAGCGTTTGCATGCCGCGGAAAAAATGGAAGCCGTTGGGCAGTTGGCAGCTGGGATTGCGCACGAAATCAACACGCCGCTTCAGTGTATGTCTGGCAACGTTGAGTTTCTGCAGTCGGTCCAACAGAACCTGCAGGACACACTGAGGCTGGTTGCTGAGGGCGTTTCCGATGAGCAGGCTTTGCATGAAATCACTGAGAAGCTCAGCAGTGATCGATGGTCGCGGTTGTTGGGCGAGAGCGATGCCGCGATCGAGGACACTCAAAAATCAATCGGTCGTGTCGTTCAGATCATCGGGGCAATGCGAGTGCTATCGCATCCAGGTCCGGCTGGCAAAACGAACACGAGCATCAATGGAATCCTTCGTGATTCCGCCGCGATCTCGCGAGGAAGGTGGAAGTACGCTGCCCAAATGGACTTTGATCTATGCGATTCAGAGCCCACCGTTGCTTGTCGCGCCAACGAGTTATCGCAGGTTTTCTGCAACCTGTTTGTTAACGCGGCAGATTCAATCGAGGAAAAAAACGAAAAGGTTCCGGAAGCCGGCCTGGGAAACATCTTCGTGAGTTCATCGATCGAACAAGATGGCGTTTTGATCAAAGTGAGGGATAGTGGCGTTGGCATGTCAGAATCAGTTCGACGCCGTTGCTTTGAACAGTTCTACACCACCAAACCCGTTGGAAAAGGCACCGGCCAAGGTCTGTCAATCGCGTATCAAATCATCGTCGGTAGGCACGGTGGGAACATCGAGATCACATCTGAAGAGGGCGTTGGTACCGAGTTTCAAATCTGGATACCGATGCACGCCTCTGATGACGCTTGCGATGGGGCGACGAAGACAAATGCCGGGCAAACCAATGACGCAACGAGTCTTGCAGCTGTTTAGTCTGCCCTGGAATGGGTGCTTGGCTGTTG of the Rhodopirellula baltica SH 1 genome contains:
- the amt gene encoding ammonium transporter; translated protein: MVLNVDSEASLSLSQISGVEGGSFQDDWLILCAVIVLLMQAGFMCLESGLVREKNSINVAVKNLADLMISVASFWTIGFSVMFGATIFGLFGVGQLMPDFGVSDSLAAFFVFQAVFCGTATTIVSGAVAERMRFHGYLVSCVCVSALIYPVVGHWVWASGANGMSIGWLEGLGFRDFAGSTVVHSVGGWAALAGCIVLGPRLGRFRKDGRVRDIQPSNLTLAYLGAFILFFGWFGFNCGSTFKATGEIALIAINTLLGGCFGGLSSILVSSLRTGIPDPRSIANGLLGGLVGITASGSMIDPRAAALVGAIAGVVAVYSDEWLVRLRIDDAVGAISVHGFCGAWGTIAFALFIRTDELAPGMSRWEFLAVQVFGVVVTFGFVFGGVFVLLRGLGRFIQLRVDPETERLGLNVAEHNASSRLLDLAVSMDAAARMRKLEPSCKVRSEYGTAIGDLIDSYNQMIDHICEDQTALAEATKRAEALTAILDDSPNEIAIVHADTGQVLSLNRGARVNLQRDEDEFSELTFDCLFNTEFGELQKFRLSAFDDEAGFTQQLATAVRKDGTTYPASISVQHAEFLGYQVLVVLTVDMTSQVELKERLHAAEKMEAVGQLAAGIAHEINTPLQCMSGNVEFLQSVQQNLQDTLRLVAEGVSDEQALHEITEKLSSDRWSRLLGESDAAIEDTQKSIGRVVQIIGAMRVLSHPGPAGKTNTSINGILRDSAAISRGRWKYAAQMDFDLCDSEPTVACRANELSQVFCNLFVNAADSIEEKNEKVPEAGLGNIFVSSSIEQDGVLIKVRDSGVGMSESVRRRCFEQFYTTKPVGKGTGQGLSIAYQIIVGRHGGNIEITSEEGVGTEFQIWIPMHASDDACDGATKTNAGQTNDATSLAAV